A single Lolium perenne isolate Kyuss_39 chromosome 6, Kyuss_2.0, whole genome shotgun sequence DNA region contains:
- the LOC127306987 gene encoding proteasome subunit alpha type-2, which yields MGDSQYSFSLTTFSPSGKLVQIEHALTAVGSGQTSLGIKAANGVVIATEKKLPSILVDETSVQKIQSLTPNIGVVYSGMGPDFRVLVRKSRKQAQQYYRLYKETIPVTQLVRETAAVMQEFTQSGGVRPFGVSLLIAGYDDNGPQLYQVDPSGSYFSWKASAMGKNVSNAKTFLEKRYTEDMELDDAIHTAILTLKEGYEGQISANNIEIGVIRADREFKVLTPAEIKDFLEEVE from the exons ATGGGCGACAGCCAGTACTCCTTCTCCCTCACCACCTTCAG CCCGTCGGGGAAGCTGGTGCAGATCGAGCACGCGCTCACGGCCGTCGGATCCGGCCAGACCTCGCTTGGCATCAAAG CTGCCAATGGGGTAGTTATTGCCACCGAGAAGAAACTGCCTTCTATTTTAGTGGACGAAACATCT GTGCAAAAGATTCAGTCATTGACTCCAAATATTGGAGTCGTCTACAG TGGGATGGGTCCAGATTTTCGTGTTCTTGTCAGGAAAAGTCGGAAGCAGGCCCAGCAGTATTATCGGTTGTACAAG GAAACCATCCCTGTTACCCAGCTTGTCCGAGAGACTGCTGCCGTTATGCAGGAGTTCACACAATCTGG TGGTGTAAGACCATTTGGTGTATCGCTGTTGATTGCTGGTTATGATGACAATGGCCCGCAGTTGTATCAG GTTGACCCATCTGGATCTTACTTCTCCTGGAAAGCATCAGCTATGGGAAAAAATGTGTCAAACGCGAAGACCTTTCTTGAGAAAAG ATACACCGAAGACATGGAGCTTGATGATGCCATCCATACTGCAATTCTGACATTGAAAGAAGG ATATGAAGGTCAAATCTCTGCGAACAACATTGAGATTGGAGTTATTCGAGCTGACCGTGAATTCAA AGTTCTAACCCCAGCAGAGATCAAGGATTTCTTGGAAGAGGTGGAGTAA
- the LOC127306986 gene encoding bifunctional nitrilase/nitrile hydratase NIT4-like, producing MALTPSGGPVIAEVEMNAGADLGATTVRATVVQASTVFYDTPATLDKAEKLIAEAAGYGSQLVLFPEVFVGGYPHGSTFGLTIGSRSAKGKEDFRKYHAAAIDVPGPEVSRLAALAGKYKVFLVMGVVERAGYTLYNTVLSFDSLGKYLGKHRKLMPTALERVFWGFGDGSTIPVYDTPLGKIGAVICWENRMPLLRTAMYAKGVEIYCAPTADTLPSWQASMTHIALEGGCFVLTANQFCRRKDYPPPPEYTFGGLDEEPSPDTAVCVGGSSIISPSGTVLAGPNYESEALLTADLDLGEIVRAKFDFDVVGHYARPEVLSLNVKTEPKHAVSFTG from the exons ATGGCTTTAACACCCAGCGGCGGGCCGGTGATTGCGGAGGTGGAGATGAACGCCGGCGCCGACCTGGGTGCCACCACCGTGCGGGCGACCGTTGTGCAGGCCTCCACCGTGTTCTATGACACCCCTGCGACGCTTG ATAAAGCAGAGAAATTGATAGCGGAGGCAGCTGGATATGGTTCACAGTTGGTTCTTTTTCCAGAAGTCTTTGTTGGCGGCTACCCTCATGGTTCTACCTTTGGCCTGACTATTGGCAGTCGATCTGCCAAGGGAAAAGAAGACTTTCGAAAGTACCATGCAGCTGCCATAGATGTGCCTG GCCCAGAGGTTAGCCGCTTAGCTGCATTGGCTGGAAAATACAAGGTCTTCTTGGTGATGGGGGTTGTTGAAAGGGCAGGCTACACATTGTACAACACAGTGCTCTCCTTTGATTCTCTGGGAAAATACCTAGGAAAGCACCGCAAGCTGATGCCTACCGCACTGGAACGAGTATTCTGGGGATTCGGAGATGGATCTACCATACCTGTGTATGATACTCCACTTGGTAAAATTGGTGCTGTCATCTGCTGGGAGAACAGAATGCCACTTCTCAGGACAGCGATGTATGCCAAAG GTGTTGAAATATACTGTGCTCCCACTGCGGACACACTGCCAAGTTGGCAGGCTTCCATGACACACATTGCCCTTGAAGGGGGATGCTTTGTTCTGACAGCAAACCAGTTCTGTCGCCGAAAAGATTATCCTCCCCCGCCTGAATATACCTTTGGTGGCCTGGATGAAGAGCCATCCCCAGATACTGCTGTTTGTGTTGGAGGGAGTTCCATCATTTCGCCATCTGGTACAGTGTTGGCAGGTCCCAACTATGAAAGTGAGGCCCTCCTCACAGCTGACCTAG ACCTTGGAGAAATTGTCAGAGCGAAGTTTGATTTCGATGTTGTGGGACACTATGCACGACCTGAGGTGCTGAGCTTGAATGTGAAGACCGAACCAAAACACGCCGTGTCTTTCACCGGATAA